A stretch of Camelina sativa cultivar DH55 chromosome 18, Cs, whole genome shotgun sequence DNA encodes these proteins:
- the LOC104760360 gene encoding uncharacterized protein LOC104760360, with protein sequence MVDVIPKHIKDVWDRWNIRGAVILSLTLQAILICFSPLRKRTPRRLLIMLVWSSYLLADWSANFAVGLISKNQGKELKPDDPPQDKKLMALWAPFLLLHLGGPDTITAFALEDNALWLRHVFGLVFQAIAGVYVVLMSLPNSLWVIILLVFISGTIKYLERTTALYSASLDKFRDSMIEAPDPGPNYAKLMEEYKAKKEARLPTKIILIDEPDKENRPKKLEHPSLALKRKEKLTHLAIAQYAYKFFNTFKGLVVNLIFSFRERDESLEIFENLVDPEEALRIIEIELGFLYDALFTKIAVLHTIFGTVSRVVASGTLVAAFIIFHKKDNKRREFHRADVKVTYTLFAVGLVLDFISILLFLFSDWTCATHSSLKDDPEEPLSLKDRIFDKLLGLRKLRWTEQVCKHKCTTEGKKPCITERNDKSYQKKKKEGDGKCSIEQKHHVLTTTFFLRRWCGSINVFNFIAFATKAEVVRIHDARGDFRRISWVIISFPFIKLNWIIQKVVGWIVDVINDVHKWISQRVNAFSRSRPWARRTIHPIYFEFISRIPHFIKSVWDVLSEFFDISDTLDMVHKTLFVHGEPLTKELWEFIFNELRNKSKYGDSPENAKRISLARGEWTLRENLPADAEREKLVRYVTKVDYDQSLLMWHIATELCYQQHEEETIPKGDDEKKEHYSNREFSKIISDYMMYLLILQPSLMSEVAGIGKIRFRDTLAEADKFFERRHIEDKRSVKIATENIRNVNCETEPMSVKGDRSKSVLFDASRLAKDLTEMEKTHKKDKWEILSKVWVELLCYAACHCDATSHVEQLSRGAELINFVWLLMAHFGLTDQFQINKGDARAKLIIGK encoded by the coding sequence ATGGTGGACGTGATTCCAAAACACATCAAAGACGTCTGGGATAGATGGAACATAAGAGGAGCGGTCATTCTAAGTCTTACCCTTCAAGCCATTCTCATTTGCTTCTCTCCGCTAAGGAAACGCACACCAAGAAGGCTCTTGATCATGCTCGTTTGGTCCTCTTATCTCTTGGCAGATTGGTCTGCTAATTTCGCTGTTGGTCTCATCTCCAAAAATCAAGGTAAAGAACTCAAACCTGATGACCCTCCACAGGACAAAAAGCTCATGGCTTTATGGGCCCCATTCTTGCTCTTGCATCTTGGTGGACCAGACACAATCACAGCTTTCGCGCTTGAAGATAACGCTCTCTGGCTCAGACATGTCTTTGGGCTTGTCTTTCAGGCAATTGCTGGTGTCTATGTGGTTCTCATGTCTCTGCCCAATAGCCTTTGGGTGATTATACTCTTAGTGTTCATTTCTGGGACTATAAAGTATCTGGAGAGGACAACGGCTTTGTATAGTGCCAGTTTGGACAAGTTTAGGGATTCTATGATTGAGGCACCAGATCCAGGACCAAACTACGCGAAGCTCATGGAGGAGTACAAGGCCAAGAAAGAGGCAAGACTACCCACCAAGATCATTCTGATTGATGAGCCTGACAAGGAAAATAGGCCTAAGAAATTAGAGCATCCATCATTAGCcttgaagagaaaagaaaagttgaCCCATCTTGCGATAGCTCAGTATGCTTACAAGTTCTTCAACACATTCAAGGGCCTTGTTGTCAACCTTATCTTCAGCTTCAGGGAGCGTGACGAGAGCCTCGAGATCTTTGAGAATTTGGTAGATCCAGAGGAAGCTTTGAGGATTATCGAGATCGAGCTTGGTTTCCTCTATGATGCTCTCTTCACCAAGATCGCTGTTCTTCATACTATTTTTGGAACTGTCTCTCGGGTTGTTGCTTCTGGTACCCTTGTGGCTGCATTCATTATCTTTCATAAGAAAGATAACAAACGCAGAGAATTTCATCGAGCTGATGTTAAGGTTACCTACACGCTGTTTGCAGTTGGCCTAGTTCTGGATTTCATATCAATCCTCTTGTTTCTGTTCTCAGACTGGACATGTGCAACACATAGTAGCTTGAAGGACGATCCTGAAGAGCCTCTATCATTGAAAGATAGAATTTTCGACAAGTTACTTGGTTTAAGAAAGCTACGTTGGACGGAGCAAGTGTGCAAGCATAAGTGTACCACTGAAGGTAAGAAACCGTGTATCACGGAACGTAATGATAagtcctaccaaaaaaaaaaaaaggaaggtgaTGGTAAGTGTTCAATAGAACAGAAGCATCACGTGCTCACGACAACATTCTTTCTCCGGAGGTGGTGTGGAAGCATCAACGTATTCAACTTTATAGCTTTTGCCACAAAAGCAGAGGTAGTGAGGATCCACGATGCCAGAGGTGATTTCCGCCGCATCTCATGGGTGATCATATCTTTCCCATTTATAAAACTCAACTGGATTATCCAGAAAGTTGTTGGATGGATTGTCGACGTGATCAACGATGTGCACAAATGGATCAGTCAAAGAGTCAATGCGTTTTCAAGAAGCCGTCCATGGGCTCGTCGTACTATTCACCCTATCTATTTCGAGTTCATATCCCGCATCCCACATTTCATCAAATCTGTGTGGGATGTCCTCAGCGAGTTCTTCGACATCTCGGATACACTTGATATGGTCCATAAGACGCTATTTGTACACGGAGAGCCCTTGACGAAAGAACTGTGGGAGTTCATATTCAATGAGctgagaaacaaatcaaagtaTGGAGACAGTCCTGAAAATGCCAAGAGGATATCTTTGGCTCGAGGAGAATGGACTTTAAGAGAGAACCTGCCAGCGGATGCAGAACGTGAAAAACTGGTACGTTATGTCACAAAGGTTGATTATGATCAGAGTCTTTTGATGTGGCACATTGCAACCGAGCTCTGCTACCAACAACACGAGGAAGAGACAATCCCAAAgggtgatgatgaaaaaaaggAGCATTACAGTAACCGCGAGTTCAGCAAAATCATCTCAGACTACATGATGTATCTCCTGATCTTGCAACCCAGCCTGATGTCCGAGGTAGCTGGAATTGGGAAGATAAGATTCAGAGACACATTGGCTGAAGCTGACAAGTTTTTCGAGAGGAGGCATATCGAGGACAAGAGAAGCGTGAAGATAGCCACCGAAAACATTCGGAACGTCAACTGTGAAACTGAACCAATGAGCGTGAAGGGAGATCGAAGCAAGTCTGTGTTGTTTGACGCGAGCAGGCTAGCCAAAGACCTTACGGAGATGGAgaagacacacaaaaaagacAAATGGGAGATACTGAGCAAAGTTTGGGTGGAACTCCTCTGTTATGCAGCTTGTCATTGCGACGCTACATCTCACGTGGAGCAACTAAGCAGAGGCGCTGAGCTCATAAACTTCGTGTGGCTTCTAATGGCTCACTTTGGACTAACAGATCAGTTCCAGATCAACAAAGGAGATGCCAGGGCCAAACTCATTATAGGCAAGTAG